The following are from one region of the Anguilla rostrata isolate EN2019 chromosome 7, ASM1855537v3, whole genome shotgun sequence genome:
- the nicol1 gene encoding neuropeptide-like protein C4orf48 homolog isoform X2, with product MRATSFLHSMLTAAVMLLLMVELLCFRPIDANQESGTVIPAESRPCVDCHAFEFMQRALQDLKKTAFNLDSRTESLVLRAEKRALCDCVPANALS from the exons ATGAGGGCGACGAGTTTTCTCCATTCTATGCTCACTGCAGCGGTGATGCTGCTGTTGATGGTTGAGCTTCTGTGCTTTAGGCCCATTGATGCCAACCAGGAGTCGGGGACAGTCATTCCGGCTGAAA GCCGACCTTGTGTCGATTGCCATGCTTTTGAGTTCATGCAGAGGGCTCTGCAAGATCTGAAGAAGACTGCATTCAACCTAGACTCACGA ACTGAGAGCCTGGTACTGAGGGCAGAGAAGAGGGCACTGTGTGACTGCGTTCCAGCCAATGCTCTCAGCTGA
- the nicol1 gene encoding neuropeptide-like protein C4orf48 homolog isoform X1 yields MNSPCTICDKMRATSFLHSMLTAAVMLLLMVELLCFRPIDANQESGTVIPAESRPCVDCHAFEFMQRALQDLKKTAFNLDSRTESLVLRAEKRALCDCVPANALS; encoded by the exons ATGAATAGTCCTTGCACCATCT GTGACAAGATGAGGGCGACGAGTTTTCTCCATTCTATGCTCACTGCAGCGGTGATGCTGCTGTTGATGGTTGAGCTTCTGTGCTTTAGGCCCATTGATGCCAACCAGGAGTCGGGGACAGTCATTCCGGCTGAAA GCCGACCTTGTGTCGATTGCCATGCTTTTGAGTTCATGCAGAGGGCTCTGCAAGATCTGAAGAAGACTGCATTCAACCTAGACTCACGA ACTGAGAGCCTGGTACTGAGGGCAGAGAAGAGGGCACTGTGTGACTGCGTTCCAGCCAATGCTCTCAGCTGA